From Peptoanaerobacter stomatis, one genomic window encodes:
- a CDS encoding threonine/serine ThrE exporter family protein → MTDSKRQLEYFKTVTHMGSLMLSNGGEIFRINAAMNYGAKSLGLNDFNAYVIANAIFASITIDGELYSTRICYVPLASTNLCRVEALNELSRKLASQNFKYEDIKDELKHIENLESSSKLTKVVCSGLGSGSFCYLFGGSFYDTFVSFIAGVALYFFLLYIVPKLYIPKIMSYIAGSALVTLLCHILYSLGIGNYLDKIIIGAIFPLVPGIPITNAIRNFLENDHVSGLIRMVDALITATCIAAGVGVALRIWIIIGGLI, encoded by the coding sequence AAATTTTTAGAATTAATGCCGCTATGAATTATGGTGCAAAAAGTCTCGGTTTAAACGATTTTAATGCTTATGTTATCGCAAATGCTATATTTGCATCAATAACTATAGACGGTGAACTATACTCAACTCGCATATGCTATGTACCCTTGGCATCCACAAATTTATGCAGAGTAGAAGCTCTAAACGAGCTTTCAAGAAAACTGGCAAGCCAAAATTTCAAATACGAAGATATAAAAGATGAGCTTAAACATATAGAAAATTTGGAATCATCATCAAAGCTGACAAAAGTTGTATGCTCCGGTCTTGGAAGCGGAAGTTTCTGTTATTTGTTCGGAGGAAGTTTTTATGATACTTTTGTATCTTTTATAGCCGGAGTTGCACTTTATTTTTTCTTATTGTATATAGTTCCGAAATTATATATACCTAAAATTATGAGTTATATTGCCGGAAGTGCTCTGGTAACACTGCTTTGTCATATATTATACAGCCTCGGCATCGGAAACTATCTGGATAAAATAATAATAGGAGCGATATTCCCATTGGTACCTGGTATCCCTATAACCAATGCAATAAGAAATTTTTTGGAAAACGATCATGTATCAGGACTTATCAGAATGGTAGATGCACTTATAACCGCCACTTGTATAGCTGCCGGTGTAGGTGTTGCTCTTAGAATTTGGATTATTATAGGAGGTCTTATATGA
- a CDS encoding threonine/serine exporter family protein has product MSYVVLQLIAAFIGTSAFSVLFSVPKKYYLHCGFVGSIGWAVYLAVNLNFHRPIIATFMTSLVLTVVSRYLSVQYKATTTMFLLCGIFTIVPGAWIYYTAYYGIIGNETEAIRKGFESIKLALSIGMGIGVAYSISPKVFGWKKSADVWREDKE; this is encoded by the coding sequence ATGAGTTATGTAGTACTTCAGCTCATTGCCGCTTTTATAGGAACAAGTGCTTTTTCCGTACTTTTCAGCGTTCCGAAAAAATATTATCTACATTGCGGTTTTGTTGGCAGTATAGGATGGGCTGTATATCTCGCTGTAAACCTTAATTTTCACAGACCTATAATAGCAACATTTATGACAAGTTTGGTGCTTACCGTAGTATCAAGATATTTATCTGTACAGTATAAAGCAACGACCACTATGTTTTTGCTTTGTGGTATATTTACAATAGTTCCTGGTGCTTGGATTTATTATACGGCATATTATGGAATAATAGGAAATGAAACAGAAGCAATACGCAAAGGCTTTGAAAGCATAAAATTGGCACTCTCTATAGGTATGGGCATAGGTGTTGCATACTCCATATCCCCAAAAGTATTCGGTTGGAAAAAATCAGCAGACGTATGGAGAGAAGATAAAGAATAA
- a CDS encoding cytidine deaminase, producing the protein MNKSELIRLAFKARENAYTPYSNFKVGAALLAKNGKIYQGCNVENATYSPTNCAERTAFFKAVSEGVREFDAIAIVGGLETTKEGEFEYTPPCGVCRQVMMEFCDYNNFIIILAKSEQDYKEYKLSEIMPLGFNKNNLNN; encoded by the coding sequence ATGAATAAAAGTGAATTAATACGACTTGCGTTTAAAGCAAGGGAAAACGCATACACCCCTTATTCCAATTTTAAAGTAGGTGCAGCTCTGCTCGCAAAAAATGGAAAAATATATCAAGGTTGCAACGTAGAAAATGCAACATATTCACCTACCAATTGTGCAGAAAGAACAGCTTTTTTCAAAGCTGTCTCTGAAGGTGTACGAGAGTTTGACGCTATTGCCATTGTAGGAGGTCTTGAAACTACAAAGGAAGGTGAATTTGAATATACTCCTCCTTGCGGTGTATGCAGGCAGGTTATGATGGAATTTTGTGATTATAATAATTTTATCATAATCCTTGCAAAATCAGAGCAAGATTATAAGGAGTATAAGTTAAGTGAAATAATGCCACTTGGCTTTAATAAAAATAATTTAAACAACTAA
- a CDS encoding ABC transporter ATP-binding protein: MSNVIEMNHITKKFGDFKALDDVTLHIEKGEIHALLGENGAGKSTLMSVLFGLYQPEEGEIYINGKKEDINNPNIANDLGIGMVHQHFKLVHNFTVLENIVLGHETVNAGFLKMTEARKKVVELSENYKFNINPDAYISDITVGMQQKVEILKMLYCDNDILIFDEPTAVLTPQEIDELMEIMKQMAKEGKSIVFITHKLNEIKAVADRCSVLRKGKYIGTVDVKSTSKEEMSEMMVGRKVNLNVDKKEQQAGDTVLEVKNLTIKDQIHAGKNAVSNVSFTARKGEIITIAGIDGNGQSELVYGITGLIHVESGQIILNGKDITNESIRKRCLDGMAHIPEDRHKFGLVLDYTLAQNLVLQTYYDDRFQKNGFIKFDEISKYAKKLIEQYDVRSGQGEESIVRGMSGGNQQKAIIARELDRDPDIVIAVQPVRGLDVGAIEYIHKKLVEQRDKGKVVLLVSFELDEVMNLSDRILVMYEGEIVADIDPKTTTTQELGLYMAGTKRGIGYEKQ, from the coding sequence TTGAGTAATGTAATTGAAATGAATCATATTACCAAAAAATTTGGTGATTTCAAAGCACTGGACGATGTTACATTGCATATTGAAAAGGGTGAAATCCATGCCTTGTTGGGTGAAAATGGCGCCGGAAAATCTACTCTTATGAGTGTATTATTCGGTCTATATCAGCCTGAAGAAGGTGAAATATATATAAATGGAAAAAAAGAAGATATAAACAACCCAAATATAGCCAATGATCTCGGTATAGGTATGGTACATCAACATTTCAAGCTTGTTCATAATTTTACTGTGCTTGAAAACATTGTATTAGGTCACGAAACTGTAAATGCCGGATTTTTAAAGATGACAGAGGCAAGAAAAAAAGTAGTTGAGCTTTCTGAAAATTATAAATTCAACATAAATCCTGATGCGTACATATCAGATATAACGGTAGGCATGCAACAAAAAGTTGAAATTCTCAAAATGTTGTACTGCGACAATGATATATTAATATTTGATGAGCCTACAGCTGTACTTACTCCACAAGAAATAGATGAGCTCATGGAAATTATGAAGCAAATGGCAAAAGAAGGTAAATCAATAGTTTTTATAACTCACAAACTCAATGAAATAAAGGCTGTTGCAGACAGATGTAGCGTACTGAGAAAAGGCAAATATATAGGAACTGTTGATGTAAAATCTACCTCAAAAGAAGAAATGTCGGAAATGATGGTAGGCAGAAAAGTCAATCTGAATGTTGATAAAAAAGAACAGCAAGCCGGCGATACAGTCCTTGAAGTAAAAAACCTCACTATAAAAGACCAAATACACGCAGGAAAAAATGCGGTATCCAATGTATCATTTACAGCAAGAAAAGGTGAAATAATAACAATTGCCGGTATAGACGGAAACGGACAGTCGGAACTTGTATACGGAATAACAGGTCTTATACATGTGGAATCAGGTCAAATTATTTTAAACGGAAAAGATATAACTAACGAGAGTATAAGAAAAAGATGTTTGGACGGAATGGCTCATATTCCTGAAGATAGACATAAATTCGGTCTTGTACTTGATTATACTCTTGCCCAAAATCTTGTCCTACAAACTTATTATGATGACAGGTTTCAAAAAAACGGTTTTATAAAATTTGACGAAATATCAAAATATGCAAAAAAACTTATAGAGCAATATGACGTAAGAAGCGGACAGGGAGAAGAGTCAATCGTAAGAGGAATGTCCGGAGGCAATCAGCAAAAAGCGATAATAGCAAGAGAACTTGACAGAGATCCTGATATTGTAATAGCAGTACAACCTGTAAGAGGATTAGACGTAGGTGCAATAGAGTACATTCACAAAAAATTGGTTGAGCAAAGAGATAAAGGAAAAGTAGTCTTATTAGTATCTTTTGAATTGGATGAAGTTATGAATTTAAGTGATAGGATACTTGTAATGTATGAGGGCGAGATAGTTGCAGACATAGATCCTAAAACTACTACTACACAAGAACTTGGATTATATATGGCTGGAACAAAGAGAGGTATAGGATATGAAAAACAATAA
- a CDS encoding ABC transporter permease: MKNNNKNFQKSIISFSSSIMAILAGLLFGLIILLVSNAKQASAGFITILQGGLVNGMTGIGQTVNLAVPIIMTGLAVGFAFRTGLFNIGAAGQFTLGSFVAVLVGIKFTFLPPVIHFIVALILAGIAGGLWGFIPGFLKAVANVNEVISSIMTNYIGIFFVNMMIPKLKLYDQLKNQTLPVAESAKTPRIGLDILFPDANLDMALLIVIMAVVIIYIIIEKTTFGFELKACGMNKDASRYAGINDKKNIILAMSISGVLAGIGGALMYLGSTGKYMQVLDVIAPEGFNGISVALLGVSNPIGILFAGLFIAHITVGGYNLQLLSFVPEVIDMIVAAIIYCGAFSLVFKTIILKLFFDKKDKKEDKQ; this comes from the coding sequence ATGAAAAACAATAACAAAAATTTTCAAAAATCAATAATAAGTTTTTCTTCATCTATAATGGCTATACTTGCCGGTTTGCTCTTCGGACTTATAATTCTTTTGGTATCAAATGCCAAGCAAGCGAGTGCAGGTTTTATCACAATATTACAAGGCGGACTTGTAAACGGTATGACAGGAATAGGTCAAACAGTAAATTTAGCAGTACCTATTATAATGACAGGTCTTGCTGTAGGTTTTGCTTTTAGAACCGGACTTTTTAACATAGGGGCGGCAGGACAATTTACATTAGGTTCATTTGTAGCTGTTTTAGTCGGTATAAAATTTACATTTTTGCCTCCTGTAATACATTTTATTGTAGCTCTTATACTTGCAGGAATTGCCGGAGGATTATGGGGATTCATACCGGGATTTTTAAAAGCCGTAGCAAATGTAAATGAAGTTATATCATCTATTATGACAAATTATATAGGAATATTTTTCGTAAATATGATGATTCCTAAACTAAAATTATATGACCAGTTAAAAAACCAAACACTGCCTGTAGCAGAATCTGCAAAAACACCAAGGATCGGTCTTGATATACTGTTTCCTGATGCAAACTTGGATATGGCACTTTTAATAGTAATAATGGCAGTAGTAATAATATATATAATTATCGAAAAAACTACTTTCGGCTTTGAATTAAAAGCCTGTGGTATGAACAAAGATGCGAGTAGATATGCAGGTATAAATGACAAAAAAAATATCATACTTGCAATGTCAATATCAGGTGTACTTGCAGGAATCGGTGGAGCACTTATGTATCTTGGCTCTACAGGTAAATATATGCAGGTGCTTGACGTAATAGCTCCTGAAGGCTTTAACGGTATATCAGTCGCATTGCTCGGCGTATCAAACCCTATAGGTATATTATTCGCAGGCCTATTCATTGCACACATAACAGTAGGCGGATATAATTTACAACTTTTAAGTTTTGTTCCGGAAGTAATAGATATGATAGTTGCTGCTATAATATATTGCGGTGCGTTCTCTTTAGTATTTAAAACTATAATATTAAAATTATTTTTTGATAAAAAAGACAAAAAGGAGGATAAACAATAA
- a CDS encoding ABC transporter permease yields the protein MNTIYYIVQQTMFFAIPLLIVALAGMFSERSGIINIALEGIMVIGAFFGIGFIALMQMNDSPMNPQLMLLVAIIIAGIAGGIFSLLHAFASINLKADQTISGTALNMFAPAAVIFTARILQSVQQVQFADKFHITEVPVLSGIPIIGSMFFKNAYITTYVGLIIYVISYILITHTRFGLRLRACGEHPQAADSVGINVYFIRYMGVLISGILAGIGGIVFVVPTSTNFNATVAGYGFLALAVLIFGQWRCQKIFFSAFFFGIMKTFAAAYSGIPILKDLPISANVFKMIPYIITLLVLVFMSKNSQAPKAEGIPYDKSVR from the coding sequence ATGAACACAATCTATTATATAGTTCAACAGACAATGTTTTTTGCAATTCCTCTTTTAATAGTCGCTCTCGCAGGTATGTTCTCAGAAAGAAGCGGAATTATAAATATAGCACTTGAAGGAATAATGGTAATCGGTGCATTCTTCGGCATAGGATTTATAGCTTTAATGCAAATGAATGATTCTCCTATGAATCCTCAGCTTATGCTGTTAGTAGCTATAATTATTGCAGGCATTGCCGGTGGAATTTTTTCCCTACTTCATGCTTTTGCCTCAATAAATCTAAAAGCCGATCAAACAATATCAGGCACAGCACTTAATATGTTTGCACCTGCTGCTGTAATATTTACAGCAAGAATATTACAAAGCGTACAACAAGTACAATTTGCAGATAAATTTCACATAACAGAAGTACCTGTTCTGTCAGGCATACCTATAATAGGCTCAATGTTCTTCAAAAACGCTTATATAACTACTTATGTAGGTTTGATAATATATGTAATATCTTATATACTTATCACACACACAAGATTCGGCTTAAGGTTGAGAGCTTGCGGAGAGCATCCTCAAGCAGCTGATTCTGTCGGTATAAATGTATATTTCATAAGATATATGGGAGTTTTAATATCAGGAATATTGGCAGGTATTGGTGGAATAGTTTTTGTAGTACCTACTTCTACAAATTTCAATGCAACAGTTGCAGGTTATGGCTTCTTGGCACTTGCGGTTTTGATATTCGGTCAATGGAGATGTCAAAAAATATTCTTCTCAGCATTTTTCTTTGGTATTATGAAGACTTTTGCGGCTGCATACTCAGGCATACCAATTTTAAAAGACTTACCTATATCAGCCAATGTGTTCAAGATGATACCATATATAATAACACTGCTCGTGCTTGTATTTATGTCCAAAAACTCTCAAGCCCCTAAAGCAGAAGGTATCCCATATGATAAATCAGTGAGATAA